The stretch of DNA ttttgtttgggcttctttggcctcttttttttatttcatagtctccatcattatttcctcacatgggacaatgctctaataatgatgatcatcacacttttatttactcataactcaattttacaactcgatactagaacaaaaatatgactctatgtgaatgcctccggcggtgtaccgggatatgcgatgaatcaagagcgacatgtatgaaagaattatgaaagtggcttagccacaaatacgatgtcaactacatgatcatgcaaagcaatatgacaatgatggagcgtgtcataataaacgaaacagtgaaaagttgcatggcaatatatctcaaaatggctatggaaatgccataataggtaggtatgctggctgtttggaggaagatataaggagacttctgtgtgatagagcgtatcgtatcacgggatttggatgcaccgagaaagtttgcaccaactctcaaggtgagaaagggcaatgcacggtaccgtagaggctagcaaatttcggaaaggtaagagtgtgtataatccatggactcacattagtcataaagaactcatatacttattacaaaagtttattagccctctaagcaaagtactactacgcatgcccctagagggatagattggtaggaaaagaccatcgctcgtccccgaccgccactcataaggaaagcactcaaagagcaccccatgcttcaaatttgtcacacaacatttaccatacgtgcatgctacgggacttgccaactttaacacaagtatttctcaatttcacaattacccaactagcatgactctaacattaccacctttatatctcaaaacatctgtcaagtatcaaatttatcatagtatttaatgcactctatttgaaagtttttattatacccattttGAATGCCTATcatttaggactaattttatagccaaagcaaactaccatgctgttctaaaagactctcaaaataatataagtgaagcatgagagatcaataatttctataaaataaaaccaccaccgtgctttaaaaaatataagtaaagcactagagcaaaattatctaggtcaaaatatataagtgaagcacatagagtattctaataaattctgattcatgtgtgtctctcccaaaagtgaagcacatagaggatTCATGTAGcactattcattttggaggctgtctgtgttgccggccgctggctgtgttgccggtgaggacgtgtaggccgctggctctgttgctggcgtgaagtagggctgctGGCCTGAACTAGGGCTTGGTATTTCGAACGTTGTTGTTTTTTAAAATGGAGACGGACAAGATGGGGCCAAAGGATGCAGCcgtgcgctgggcgcacggccaccgcatcccaggacaggcccggacacgaccccattgccctatccAAACGGACAGAATTCGGGCAAAacagacgtccgtttggggtcgcgcggtggagttggccttagggcCTCTCCAACACGGACACCTATTCCTCCATTGTCCAGTTTGGCTCTCGTGTTGGGTCGGATGCGGGCGAGTGTAAAAAAAACCCTAGTCCAGTCCCAAAATCGTGGGATAAAGCAGGGGAGTTCGGAGTAGGCCACATCGGACCCTGACAGTCTGGTGCACATTAAAGCCCTTTCCATGAAGCCAGCAGTTCTCTCTGGTCCATAGTAAAGCTCACTAATCTTCCTACCTGCCAGTGGCGAAGCTTGACCAAGATCTTGGGGAGGCTAANNNNNNNNNNNNNNNNNNNNNNNNNNNNNNNNNNNNNNNNNNNNNNNNNNNNNNNNNNNNNNNNNNNNNNNNNNNNNNNNNNNNNNNNNNNNNNNNNNNNNNNNNNNNNNNNNNNNNNNNNNNNNNNNNNNNNNNNNNNNNNNNNNNNNNNNNNNNNNNNNNNNNNNNNNNNNNNNNNNNNNNNNNNNNNNNNNNNNNNNNNNNNNNNNNNNNNNNNNNNNNNNNNNNNNNNNNNNNNNNNNNNNNNNNNNNNNNNNNNNNNNNNNNNNNNNNNNNNNNNNNNNNNNNNNNNNNNNNNNNNNNNNNNNNNNNNNNNNNNNNNNNNNNNNNNNNNNNNNNNNNNNNNNNNNNNNNNNNNNAGGGGGGGGGGCAAACATACAAACTTTCACAACCCAAGACCCCGTCCGCTCGCCGTCACCATGGCGTACCAGAAGATGACATGgcattaggccaactccaccgcacgaccccaaacagaTGTCCGATTTGGCCGGATTTCGTCTCTTTGGGGCGGCAATGGGTTCGCCCATGTCCGCTTCTGTCCATTGGGGTGTTGGTGCACCCAACGCGCGGCCGCACTCCAAATCATGTCTGGGGTGGACATgattaaaaaacaaaaaactaaaatgaAATGCCCAAAAAGAGTAAATAAACTCAAATATAAAAACATAAAACACAAATTAACCATCACGGCCACAAAACGTCCCAGTTGCACGGTTCACATTGCCATAATTAacataaaaaacaaaataaaaccgccgcccgcGTGCTCTTGTCGTGCCTGTCGATgccgtggccgtcgccgtcttcaatggccgtcgttgtcgtcgtcgtcgcggTCGACGTAGTCCGACGGCGTCCAGAGGTGGGACGGGGTGTCCAAGAGCACGGAATCAGGGGCGTACCTCGAGTCATAGTATAGGTCGTCCGGCATGAGGCGGCGGCGACGCTCGATCTCCTCGCGGCGCGCACGACCGCTCGTCGGGACCGGCAGGATCGGGACCCGGTCGGCGGAGAGATGCCAGTTATTGGGGAGGTGGACGTCGCTCCACGggagcggcgtcctcgtctcccaataacaCCGGCATACATCCGCGCTGATGtactgccggtcgcgctcgccgcCGGCCGTAGGGCCGATGGTGAATGGAGCAGGCGTGGGGTCCCGACGCGCTGGTGATGCGGGCTCCTCTTTCATGGAGCCGCGGCGGCGGCCCGAGGACGAGCTAGCCTCGCGGTCATGCTTTCCCTTGCGGCCGTGGTTCCAGAACCCCATGGCGGCGAGGCGGCCGACCGGCGAGATCGAGGACGGGGAGAGGATAAGCTAGGGTTTGGGGGCGCGTCGGGTTTCGAGGAGGCAGCACGGGCTGAAGTGTGGagtgtggacgacgaccggtccaAGGCTTCCCCATCTAAGAAGGATGACGACCGTTCGCCTGGGCGGATGACAGATGGGGCCAATTGCGCGTGCGCATTAATGTCAGACAGTGGGAGGTAGGTGGtcgcctgccacgcggccccgaaGCGGACAAGCGACGCGTCCGTTTGCTGTTCGCCGCGACCCAAACCCAGCGCGCGCATGTTTGCGTTCGAAATGGATCGGCCCGAACACAAAACAGACCAGATGGGTCCAGCCCGTCGCGTGCTGGGCCGTCTAGCTTGTCCCCTTTTATCCCAAACGAACGGGGCCGGATGGAATaggatcgcgcggtggagttggccttagatgGTCACACCGGGGCGGGGCGCTGAAATCGCGTAAGGGCCGACGCGTGGTTGGGTTGGAGATGCACTAATGCTTTTATTCACGTGGGTCCATCCCATCCCATCCCATCCCAACAGAGAGAGAGGGGTTATGACATCATTCATTAGTGGGCTATGTTGGGGCGGGCCACTCGTTGGCGTTTCTTcttgggccgggccgggccgcccactggatggatggatggatgggcggcCCATAGGTGCGGTGCGGTGCGTTTCGTTGTCATCATCATTATCCATCCTCTGAATTCTAGAAAAATAAGAAAAAATCATTATCCTCTCTCTGTTTCTCCTCCTCTTcccccgccaccgccaccgccaccgcccgccAGCCATCTCCGGCAAGCCGCCGCTCTGTACTGTACTGTACTGTACTGTACAAAGAGGGAGGTTGAGTGGAGCGGATGGGGATACATATACAGAGGGCGCTCGTCTCCGGCCAGCCAGCGCTGCTATGCCCCTCTGGATGGCCATCGTCtctgagcagcagcagcagcagcaggactgcttctgcttcttcctccCCATGGGCAGGGGCAGGGGCAGGGGCAGGGGCAGGGGTAGGAACCACCAAGCCCAACGCCATCATCATCCCCGTCCTCGCCAAGGATTTCACAAGGCGGCGGCGCACCGGCACATCAATTTCCCCTCTCCACGCGCTGCCTCTttccaaggaggaggaggaggaggaggaggacaatgcTCTCTTGTTGTAAGATTCATTTTCCTTGTATGGGACTTTTAAGATACTACTAAGGATACACACTTGCTTGCTAATAAGATAGATACTACTCCTAGATGCTTACCTACCTACCTTGGACCCAAATCTATCTATGTTGCAATCATATGTTTCTGCTGCCTTTTGTATCTAACATAACAACAACAATCCAACAAAtacgcagcagcagcagcggcactgTCGGCATCGACCTCATTCTTCTAGCCCTGCCTGCAGTCTTAGGCCAGGCCATCGACCCCATGGCGCAACTCATGGAGACCGCCTACATCGGCAAATTAGGTTGGTAATTTTTTACTCACTAACAACTCTTGTCGTTCGTTGGAGACCGCCCATCATCAATCAATGCCACTCATCAACTCATGTTCCTTGTATGCCAATTGCAATTAGTAATATCATCATGTCTATTTGGCACTTAAGTGCTAAAACCTTTAATTATCTATCTATCACCATAAGCCTCTTCTACTACAGTGGTGAAATACTATGACACCCAGACAGATTGGTATTACCTACCTCATATGGGACGGACGCCTTAGGAAGGAATGTTACTGCCTACACTCTCAACTGAAGGTGTCTTGTAGACACACATCCCTGCTGCATGAAAGCAACTTGTTAGTTATATTCTCTGTCTAAATCTTGGCATTATCTTCTCAAGGTGCTCTGGAGCTAGCATCGGCTGGCATTGGTGTCGCTATTTTTAACATCCTGTCCAAGATTTTCAACATCCCCTTGTTGAGCATAGCAACCTCATTTGTGGCAGAGGACATTTCCAAGAACGCTACCAAGCATTCTACTTCAGGTAACAGGATCCATCTGCTCAAGCTCAATAAAAAAAAAGTTTTGTGTGCAACTCTGCTTCTTCAGACAATGCAACTTCAACTCTCCTCTACGCGTTGCAGGCAAACTGCAGCTGCCATCCGTGTCGTCGGCTTTGGTTTTAGCTGCTGCGATTGGTACAATCGAAGCATTGGCATTGTTCCTAGGATCAGGACTGTTTCTTAAACTAATGGGCGTGTCACCTGTATGTATGTCTATATATCATGATGGTGCCTGTTACCATTTATgcgtttttctttctctccttaatTTATGCGCATTATGAGCAATGGATTTCACTCCTTAACTGGATTCAGAACAGTGAATTTCACTTCTGCTTGTTAGCAGAAAGTCTAAGTTTACTTCTTACACAGGCCTCTCCGATGTATGCTTCTGCGCGGCTCTTTCTTTCGCTGAGAGCCTTAGGAGCACCTGCAAATGTGATTATGTTAGCAGTGCAGGGTATCTTTCGTGGATTCAAGGATACAAAGACTCCTGTACTTTTTATAGGTAATAACTACCTCATCGTTTGCTTACTGGCATTGTGTTCTCACCAGTTGTGAGTGCAAAAGCTACCTTTTGATGCACATAATGGTGGTGTCCCCCTAAGTTGATGATATTTTCCTCTTATATTCCTGTCAAATATTTTGCAGTAACACACCAGTACTGCCTTTTTTGTGTCTATGTTCCACTTTCCAGTGCCAAAGCCCATGAATAGTTTATCATTCACGCATTTGCACATTGATGCTGTTTGTAAGCAAGTCTCATTTGAATTGGAAGCGTTCCATACAGTTATCTGATGTAAAAAAGCCTCCTTTCTTGCAGACTTACTGATTATTTAAAACACCTGTAGGTTTGGGCAATCTTTCAGCCGTGGCCCTTCTTCCGCTACTTATATATGGTTTTAAGCTTGGTATAACAGGAGCCGCAATTTCGACAGTCGCATCCCAGTAAGTTTTCTATTAGCTGGGTGTAATCTGAGTTCAAGAGAATTATGGAAGTCAATTCGACATATACCAGCAAATGTCTCTCCCAGATTGGTTCCTATATGTTGCTGAAATAATCAAAGGAAACAACACTTGCTATTAAACTTGCAACTTACCTTTTTTTTCTCATTATCTGGATACGTTTAAATTGCGGCAAACATATGCAGTACTATGAGATTATTGGCTGTTAGCAGACCTACTGATATTGTGGCATGCAGTTTATTAGTTATATGATTACACATGTCAGATTTACTATCAAAACATGAAGCGTAGTACTCATAATACTGGGCTGTTGGGTGCCTCACCtttttttgtactccctccgttcacttttgtaagtcatttcagacagcTCAAAATGgtttgttttgcacattgtctcaaATGTCtttaaggtcttataaaagtgaacagagggagcagTTTTAATTGGAACAAAAATAGGATGGACCAGTTAGAGCTGTTGGGAATCTCACCTGTTATATGGTTTATGATGTAGGTACATTATTGCCATTTTGCTTATGTGGTCTCTAAGTAAAAGAGCTGTTCTGCTTCCTCCAAAGATGGACCAGTTAGAGTTCGGTGGATATTTAAAATCTGGTGAGTCTATGATCCCAGAAGTTTGTTCATTGGTCGGTTGTGGACTCATGGTGTAGGCTACTGAAAAAGTTCAGTTCTTCAGATATGTTTCTGTTGGCCTTCAGAGTATGGATTTTGTACATACAGAGTGCAGTTTACCGCAATCTGAATTTTTTTCAGCGAATTCCGAGTTTTTCTTGGGCAAAACCTGCAGGCTATTTGGGTCCTTCTATAGAAGTTTCTGTTTATGGCTTCATTTTTCATTTAGTTGGGCCCAGCTCTAGTCAAAGTACATAATACTCCTGACAATTCAAAAGAAAGAAGATATAGCCACTGATCCGGTATGTTTGTCAGATAAGAAGGCCAACTTGTTATTGATAAAGCTCTCGTACTGTATCTTCTCATGATACATTATCTGACCGCTGGGCAATGGGCAACACTCATTGATCTTTTTGACCTTGTTACGCCGATATTATTTAGAGATCTTTGCTTGCACTAATGCGCCTGTgctatttttctctgttttctttttcttccctttgtTTCTCTGTTCACCTGTTGATTAATTTTACAATATATGTCTGTTTTCTTGAAATTGTTAGGTGGCATGCTATTGGGACGAACCCTCTCAATTCTGTTAACTATGACCATCGGTACATCGATGGCTGCTCGACAAGGCCCAACAGCTATGGCTGCTCATCAGATTTGTTTGCAAGTATGGCTTGCTGTATCTCTGCTTGCAGACGCCTTAGCAGTTTCTGCCCAGGTATGTATTTTCAGTTATAGAAATCATCCCTACTGTTAGATCAGCTTCCTTTTGCAGCTGTCGTTCTGTATCAAAATTTGTACAGAACCTTACATGACATACTACTAAATGCGTCATCATAATTTGAACTATTAAATACAAATATCGTTTCTCTAACTGAAGGATCTTGTCATGATTTATCTGGTCCATAAGTGCAGGCTAACTTTGCTTGCATTTCTTAGGCTCTGATAGCAAGCTCTTATGCAATATTGGACTACAAAAGGGTCCAGAAGGTTGCGATGTATTCTCTGCAGGTGATACATACTTCTCCTCTGCATTGTGAAGTTCAATTTATTTGCATGGATACTTGGCCCATTTATATTCTTGGGGATGCAATTGCTGTCTCTTGTGTTGATAGAAAACACAGATTAAATTATTGTCCATTGCAGATAGGACTAGCTAGCGGGTTAGCTTTGGCAGTTGGCCTGTATATCTCATTTGGCAGTATAGCAAAGCTATTTACCAATGACCCTCAGGTCCTAGCGGTTGTGAGCTCCTGTGCATTGGTATGCCTTCCTACTTTACCACTTAATTGTTACGTACATCTAAGCCTTATTCTGAAAAAAAAACTTTCGTTTCAGTTTGTCTGTGCCAGTCAACCAGTTAATGCCTTGGCATTCATCTTTGATGGCCTCCATTATGGCGTCTCAGATTTTGACTATGTCGCTCAAGCTACGGTATGGGAACCAGTTCCGGCCAGCTTCATATATAGATCCTGGTTCTTTCTTCCTATTGGTCATGGATTTCTTGATTTTGTCTGGATTCCACAGATTGTGGTTGGGGTGATATCATCGTTGGTCTTGTTATATGCTCCACGTGTCTTTGGCCTGGCCGGAGTCTGGGCTGGTTTGACAACACTCATGGGATTGCGCATGGCTGCAGGCATCCTGAGGTGATCAATTATGCTTCTTGTTTCTTGTTCTGTTACATTACACCTGTGCAAAGCATACATGTATATATGATACTGCAGCAATATGTTTACTTTTCCTGTAACTGGATATAGTGTGATGCTCCGTGCTCATAGTCATCATGCAACTGCTTtctcttatttgtttgtgtttctGTTAGATGTAACAA from Triticum dicoccoides isolate Atlit2015 ecotype Zavitan chromosome 6A, WEW_v2.0, whole genome shotgun sequence encodes:
- the LOC119318743 gene encoding protein DETOXIFICATION 45, chloroplastic-like isoform X4, with amino-acid sequence MGIHIQRALVSGQPALLCPSGWPSSLSSSSSSRTASASSSPWAGAGAGAGAGVGTTKPNAIIIPVLAKDFTRRRRTGTSISPLHALPLSKEEEEEEEDNALLFSSSSGTVGIDLILLALPAVLGQAIDPMAQLMETAYIGKLGALELASAGIGVAIFNILSKIFNIPLLSIATSFVAEDISKNATKHSTSGKLQLPSVSSALVLAAAIGTIEALALFLGSGLFLKLMGVSPASPMYASARLFLSLRALGAPANVIMLAVQGIFRGFKDTKTPVLFIGLGNLSAVALLPLLIYGFKLGITGAAISTVASQYIIAILLMWSLSKRAVLLPPKMDQLEFGGYLKSGGMLLGRTLSILLTMTIGTSMAARQGPTAMAAHQICLQVWLAVSLLADALAVSAQALIASSYAILDYKRVQKVAMYSLQIGLASGLALAVGLYISFGSIAKLFTNDPQVLAVVSSCALFVCASQPVNALAFIFDGLHYGVSDFDYVAQATIVVGVISSLVLLYAPRVFGLAGVWAGLTTLMGLRMAAGILRLLWKSGPWSFLHEEPETKLQAQPLAS
- the LOC119318743 gene encoding protein DETOXIFICATION 45, chloroplastic-like isoform X5 yields the protein MGIHIQRALVSGQPALLCPSGWPSSLSSSSSSRTASASSSPWAGAGAGAGAGVGTTKPNAIIIPVLAKDFTRRRRTGTSISPLHALPLSKEEEEEEEDNALLFSSSSGTVGIDLILLALPAVLGQAIDPMAQLMETAYIGKLGALELASAGIGVAIFNILSKIFNIPLLSIATSFVAEDISKNATKHSTSGKLQLPSVSSALVLAAAIGTIEALALFLGSGLFLKLMGVSPASPMYASARLFLSLRALGAPANVIMLAVQGIFRGFKDTKTPVLFIGLGNLSAVALLPLLIYGFKLGITGAAISTVASQYIIAILLMWSLSKRAVLLPPKMDQLEFGGYLKSGGMLLGRTLSILLTMTIGTSMAARQGPTAMAAHQICLQVWLAVSLLADALAVSAQALIASSYAILDYKRVQKVAMYSLQIGLASGLALAVGLYISFGSIAKLFTNDPQVLAVVSSCALFVCASQPVNALAFIFDGLHYGVSDFDYVAQATIVVGVISSLVLLYAPRVFGLAGVWAGLTTLMGLRMAAGILRLLWKSGPWSFLHEEPETKAQPLAS
- the LOC119318743 gene encoding protein DETOXIFICATION 45, chloroplastic-like isoform X3; amino-acid sequence: MGIHIQRALVSGQPALLCPSGWPSSLSSSSSSRTASASSSPWAGAGAGAGAGVGTTKPNAIIIPVLAKDFTRRRRTGTSISPLHALPLSKEEEEEEEDNALLFSSGTVGIDLILLALPAVLGQAIDPMAQLMETAYIGKLGALELASAGIGVAIFNILSKIFNIPLLSIATSFVAEDISKNATKHSTSGKLQLPSVSSALVLAAAIGTIEALALFLGSGLFLKLMGVSPASPMYASARLFLSLRALGAPANVIMLAVQGIFRGFKDTKTPVLFIGLGNLSAVALLPLLIYGFKLGITGAAISTVASQYIIAILLMWSLSKRAVLLPPKMDQLEFGGYLKSGGMLLGRTLSILLTMTIGTSMAARQGPTAMAAHQICLQVWLAVSLLADALAVSAQALIASSYAILDYKRVQKVAMYSLQIGLASGLALAVGLYISFGSIAKLFTNDPQVLAVVSSCALFVCASQPVNALAFIFDGLHYGVSDFDYVAQATIVVGVISSLVLLYAPRVFGLAGVWAGLTTLMGLRMAAGILRLLWKSGPWSFLHEEPETKDWLIRMGFFFFTSHYCYDPWGRAGCV
- the LOC119318743 gene encoding protein DETOXIFICATION 45, chloroplastic-like isoform X2 — its product is MGIHIQRALVSGQPALLCPSGWPSSLSSSSSSRTASASSSPWAGAGAGAGAGVGTTKPNAIIIPVLAKDFTRRRRTGTSISPLHALPLSKEEEEEEEDNALLFSSSGTVGIDLILLALPAVLGQAIDPMAQLMETAYIGKLGALELASAGIGVAIFNILSKIFNIPLLSIATSFVAEDISKNATKHSTSGKLQLPSVSSALVLAAAIGTIEALALFLGSGLFLKLMGVSPASPMYASARLFLSLRALGAPANVIMLAVQGIFRGFKDTKTPVLFIGLGNLSAVALLPLLIYGFKLGITGAAISTVASQYIIAILLMWSLSKRAVLLPPKMDQLEFGGYLKSGGMLLGRTLSILLTMTIGTSMAARQGPTAMAAHQICLQVWLAVSLLADALAVSAQALIASSYAILDYKRVQKVAMYSLQIGLASGLALAVGLYISFGSIAKLFTNDPQVLAVVSSCALFVCASQPVNALAFIFDGLHYGVSDFDYVAQATIVVGVISSLVLLYAPRVFGLAGVWAGLTTLMGLRMAAGILRLLWKSGPWSFLHEEPETKDWLIRMGFFFFTSHYCYDPWGRAGCV
- the LOC119318743 gene encoding protein DETOXIFICATION 45, chloroplastic-like isoform X1, yielding MGIHIQRALVSGQPALLCPSGWPSSLSSSSSSRTASASSSPWAGAGAGAGAGVGTTKPNAIIIPVLAKDFTRRRRTGTSISPLHALPLSKEEEEEEEDNALLFSSSSGTVGIDLILLALPAVLGQAIDPMAQLMETAYIGKLGALELASAGIGVAIFNILSKIFNIPLLSIATSFVAEDISKNATKHSTSGKLQLPSVSSALVLAAAIGTIEALALFLGSGLFLKLMGVSPASPMYASARLFLSLRALGAPANVIMLAVQGIFRGFKDTKTPVLFIGLGNLSAVALLPLLIYGFKLGITGAAISTVASQYIIAILLMWSLSKRAVLLPPKMDQLEFGGYLKSGGMLLGRTLSILLTMTIGTSMAARQGPTAMAAHQICLQVWLAVSLLADALAVSAQALIASSYAILDYKRVQKVAMYSLQIGLASGLALAVGLYISFGSIAKLFTNDPQVLAVVSSCALFVCASQPVNALAFIFDGLHYGVSDFDYVAQATIVVGVISSLVLLYAPRVFGLAGVWAGLTTLMGLRMAAGILRLLWKSGPWSFLHEEPETKDWLIRMGFFFFTSHYCYDPWGRAGCV